The Kineothrix sp. MB12-C1 genome includes a window with the following:
- a CDS encoding magnesium transporter CorA family protein — protein MIISLNKQAENNFQPNTIKGSATILANSTQSALALSAVGLEVASIFPGEESKDIRFESRNEYDYAAIHLPDFNNLSSVPTFIEVYITREFLVILSDSSTLEKLETEFASCDGDGNSPAQMLSILFSYILKQDADLLEEIDNRIEALEEQSTLRKPEDHSVTIIALRKQLLALKRYFEALYDLLEELEDNKNNLFSKAQLQIFRVHKNKANRLLNTVLNLRDYLTQVREAFQNQLDISLNETMRFFTVITSIFLPLTLIVGWYGMNLRMPELAFGITYPIVIIVSIVFVILSLLYCKKKGWF, from the coding sequence ATGATTATTTCCCTGAACAAACAAGCAGAAAATAACTTCCAACCCAATACAATAAAAGGTTCGGCAACGATTCTCGCCAATTCTACTCAAAGTGCTCTCGCCCTTTCTGCAGTAGGACTTGAAGTGGCCTCTATTTTTCCAGGTGAGGAAAGCAAGGACATCCGATTCGAATCCCGGAATGAATATGATTATGCTGCGATTCATTTGCCGGATTTTAACAATCTTTCTTCGGTCCCTACTTTTATAGAAGTATATATTACCCGTGAATTTCTGGTGATATTGAGCGATAGCAGCACTTTGGAAAAGTTGGAAACAGAGTTTGCTTCATGCGATGGTGATGGGAATTCACCGGCACAGATGCTTTCTATTTTATTTAGTTATATTTTGAAGCAAGATGCAGATTTGTTAGAGGAAATTGATAATCGTATTGAAGCATTGGAAGAGCAATCTACATTGAGAAAACCGGAGGATCATTCGGTAACGATTATTGCGCTTCGTAAGCAGCTTCTGGCTCTAAAGAGATATTTTGAAGCGTTGTATGATTTGTTGGAAGAATTGGAGGATAATAAAAACAATCTTTTCTCCAAAGCTCAGTTACAAATTTTCCGTGTGCATAAAAATAAGGCCAATCGTCTGCTAAATACAGTTTTAAATTTACGGGATTATCTTACTCAGGTACGAGAGGCTTTTCAAAATCAATTGGATATTAGTTTAAATGAAACGATGCGTTTCTTTACTGTTATAACATCGATTTTCCTTCCTCTGACGTTGATTGTTGGATGGTATGGCATGAATCTTCGCATGCCTGAATTAGCCTTCGGGATAACTTATCCGATTGTAATTATTGTAAGCATCGTGTTTGTTATTCTCAGCCTTCTTTATTGTAAGAAAAAAGGATGGTTTTGA
- a CDS encoding LlaJI family restriction endonuclease, with amino-acid sequence MAKGFLRERKHYTLQRISEILKENGEETKRLVGILKKYGVVKAIKRSKPEFEDISNEDIVLTDVVDNTGDIEYVFDYVGVVLLEGRVFKCYPKYIRSSDAPLEELKQVLKVIKKYNSNEQLIYLYNGEDDSKIFNKLAVSLHLLEEYFLYGLYTNQHEIIETNGDGEILWDKTINETYALIQNNRPYYVELQTQNIVDNDLDFFKRLHECILSVCSKELKETGLLELFEIAHVELTDTTLIDFGDTDYILYRLQNEIQTQYMTRKQNLLKTLYTYVANDKSNKENISYSLYGTNSFNLIWEKVCSNNFGSVLDEKIESLPLGPAPEYESIKNETLRSIIDKPVWYRNNPPAGPAKEETLRPDLICIYPVDIEKKQYCFGIYDAKYYCIDFELKKNEWKAVGQPGVGDVTKQYLYQLAFGEFIAKQGYKYVQNMFFCPQEKSESEYGYVEMKMLHTITDKNLENIAVVKLCASEMYNIYLSNKEIEENKITQYIPNIVQESTFNQNFANRMLAYLQRITKPSKIAEEKLEMESEKGKLIYPRQIKRELGAKIIYDTICPIACSAFYGFNPYEKESGSMVAEDIGNSNEKCNQIADVAIEIEKIIKDLSEQELTDEKVVSVVLRKCFGGKEEISSMAEENNLNSLTDKIMELVRDVYL; translated from the coding sequence ATGGCGAAAGGTTTCCTTCGTGAAAGAAAACATTACACATTGCAAAGGATTTCAGAAATTCTTAAAGAAAACGGTGAAGAGACCAAACGCCTTGTTGGAATACTTAAGAAATATGGAGTTGTAAAAGCAATTAAAAGAAGTAAACCAGAATTTGAAGATATATCAAACGAAGATATTGTGTTGACGGATGTGGTAGACAATACTGGAGATATTGAATATGTATTTGATTACGTAGGCGTGGTTCTTCTTGAAGGACGAGTTTTTAAATGTTATCCGAAATACATACGGTCAAGTGATGCACCATTGGAAGAACTTAAGCAGGTTCTTAAGGTGATTAAAAAATACAATTCAAATGAACAGCTAATTTATCTATACAATGGAGAAGATGACAGTAAAATTTTTAATAAGCTGGCAGTATCACTGCATTTGTTAGAGGAATATTTTTTATATGGTCTTTATACAAATCAACATGAAATCATTGAAACAAACGGTGATGGGGAAATTTTGTGGGATAAGACAATTAATGAGACATATGCGTTGATTCAAAATAACAGACCATATTATGTTGAGTTGCAAACACAGAACATTGTTGATAATGATTTAGATTTTTTTAAACGCTTGCATGAATGTATTTTGTCGGTATGTTCAAAAGAACTAAAAGAAACGGGACTATTGGAATTGTTTGAAATCGCACATGTTGAATTGACGGATACCACATTAATCGATTTTGGTGATACTGATTATATTTTATATAGATTGCAAAATGAAATTCAAACCCAGTATATGACAAGAAAACAGAATCTTCTTAAAACGTTATATACGTATGTTGCAAATGATAAATCAAATAAAGAAAACATAAGTTATAGTTTATATGGAACAAATTCTTTTAATCTGATTTGGGAAAAAGTATGTTCAAATAATTTCGGAAGTGTTTTAGATGAAAAAATAGAAAGTCTTCCACTGGGACCAGCTCCTGAGTACGAATCTATAAAAAACGAAACATTAAGAAGCATAATTGATAAACCAGTTTGGTATAGAAATAATCCTCCAGCAGGACCTGCTAAGGAAGAAACCTTGCGCCCTGATCTAATTTGCATATATCCAGTAGATATTGAAAAGAAGCAATATTGTTTTGGCATATATGATGCAAAGTACTATTGCATTGATTTTGAATTAAAGAAAAATGAATGGAAAGCAGTAGGGCAGCCTGGGGTTGGAGATGTTACCAAGCAATATTTATATCAATTGGCATTTGGCGAATTCATTGCAAAACAAGGCTATAAATATGTTCAGAATATGTTTTTCTGTCCACAGGAAAAATCAGAATCAGAATACGGATATGTAGAAATGAAAATGCTACATACCATTACCGACAAGAATCTAGAAAATATTGCTGTGGTTAAGCTGTGTGCATCAGAAATGTATAATATATATCTGTCAAATAAAGAAATTGAGGAGAACAAGATTACACAGTATATACCAAATATAGTGCAAGAATCAACATTTAATCAGAATTTTGCAAATCGTATGTTGGCTTATCTGCAAAGAATTACAAAGCCAAGCAAGATAGCAGAAGAAAAACTGGAAATGGAATCAGAAAAGGGAAAATTAATATATCCTCGACAGATAAAAAGAGAATTGGGAGCAAAAATAATTTACGATACAATTTGCCCTATTGCATGCAGTGCATTTTATGGTTTTAATCCGTATGAAAAAGAAAGTGGCAGTATGGTGGCAGAGGATATCGGAAATTCTAATGAGAAGTGTAATCAGATCGCTGATGTAGCAATTGAGATTGAGAAGATTATTAAAGACTTATCTGAACAAGAACTTACAGATGAAAAAGTAGTGAGTGTAGTTTTGAGAAAGTGTTTTGGTGGTAAGGAAGAAATTAGCTCAATGGCTGAAGAAAATAATTTGAATAGTCTTACAGATAAGATAATGGAGTTGGTGAGAGACGTGTATTTGTAG
- a CDS encoding DEAD/DEAH box helicase yields the protein MNNIIKKIIEGEEIEQIMEHVVSDIYKNGPDSITNMEVLCYLSIYQSNQFIKWQNRILKYMGLYYKNTNTECLPEVIFGMYSKHIKETYNHTYTPVQANIVDGIADNNCFSFSAPTSTGKSYVFRNIIYSSNHDVVIVVPSRALINEYYYSLCKFIEDKSVNILTFIDKINVKKAKRNVFIVTPERCKELFKKKDEFVVDIFLFDEAQLSNEKSSRGLFFDSIIRRAQKAYPDSKFVFAHPFVENPDAQIVKNHFNTNNSSAKCYKFRNVGQMFYALDGGKYYHFGINKDIMGNQKHLCCYDPLEEAIKKQGSILVYTTKASIYNKKVFSQFSRYIKMCPEIIDKDAKKYIKHIKKYIGANDDSAAERYSQMIHMMKHGIVIHHGSLPLQARLLLEQFTQAGYCRICFATSTLEQGINMPFDIVFLNTFEASKPLSLKNLIGRAGRSSLDKKFDYGSIVVKKNNMSQLRDIINEGEVLETVSMLEEDLELEQDLQEYKEAILDGTLSDEYNITEKQLDKLRSFNADNTIKNILDDMYRNGTLVSLNTINEDKQCQLELYEQFIGLYEHYLGRDLCAGEKNVLNTAIKILLWQIHCKSFKDICFYRYSYASKKQERDQLQKVIDDGTEFEKYLAKLKLEHLDAAFVTGYADIPDKQLPVFSMFGNKETRAIAVDYDRIVFDTYDYLDKIIGFKLSDIYIATFSEYYKRTNDNRAEKMVQLIKYGTENEKEIWMLRYGFTFEDIEWLEPYIVRINQEEVIFNREINKLPIEKMNVINRFM from the coding sequence ATGAATAATATAATAAAGAAAATTATTGAAGGTGAAGAAATCGAACAGATCATGGAACATGTTGTGTCTGACATATATAAAAATGGACCAGATAGTATTACTAATATGGAAGTATTATGTTACCTATCAATATACCAATCTAATCAATTTATCAAGTGGCAAAATCGTATATTAAAATATATGGGGTTGTATTACAAAAACACTAATACTGAATGTTTGCCGGAAGTTATATTTGGTATGTATTCAAAACATATAAAAGAAACATATAATCATACATATACACCTGTTCAGGCAAATATAGTAGACGGTATAGCGGATAATAATTGTTTTAGTTTTTCAGCTCCCACAAGCACAGGAAAATCCTATGTATTTAGAAACATAATATATAGTTCAAATCATGATGTTGTAATAGTTGTTCCATCAAGAGCATTAATAAATGAATATTATTATTCGTTATGTAAATTTATTGAGGATAAGAGCGTAAATATACTTACTTTTATTGATAAGATTAATGTTAAAAAGGCAAAACGAAATGTGTTTATTGTTACACCAGAGAGATGCAAAGAACTATTTAAGAAAAAGGATGAATTTGTTGTCGATATTTTTTTATTTGATGAGGCGCAGTTAAGTAATGAAAAATCGTCTAGAGGATTATTTTTTGATAGTATTATAAGAAGAGCACAAAAAGCCTATCCAGATTCTAAATTTGTTTTTGCACATCCATTTGTTGAAAATCCTGATGCACAGATTGTTAAAAATCATTTCAATACAAATAATTCAAGTGCAAAATGCTATAAATTCAGAAACGTTGGTCAGATGTTTTATGCATTAGATGGAGGAAAGTATTATCATTTTGGTATTAACAAGGATATTATGGGAAACCAAAAACATCTGTGTTGCTATGATCCATTAGAAGAAGCAATAAAAAAGCAAGGAAGTATCTTGGTATATACAACAAAGGCAAGTATATATAATAAAAAGGTATTTTCTCAATTTAGTAGATATATTAAGATGTGTCCTGAGATTATTGACAAAGATGCAAAAAAATATATAAAGCATATAAAGAAGTATATAGGAGCAAACGATGATAGTGCGGCAGAAAGATATTCGCAGATGATTCATATGATGAAACATGGAATAGTAATTCATCATGGATCGTTGCCATTACAAGCCAGGCTGTTATTAGAGCAGTTTACACAAGCAGGTTATTGCAGGATTTGTTTTGCTACATCTACATTAGAACAAGGAATAAATATGCCATTTGATATTGTGTTTCTAAATACTTTTGAGGCTAGTAAACCATTATCATTAAAGAATTTAATAGGACGAGCTGGTCGTTCATCGTTAGATAAAAAATTTGATTATGGAAGTATTGTTGTTAAAAAGAATAACATGTCTCAATTAAGGGATATTATTAATGAAGGTGAAGTACTTGAAACGGTATCAATGTTGGAAGAGGATTTAGAATTGGAACAAGATTTACAAGAGTATAAAGAAGCTATATTAGATGGAACACTTTCTGATGAGTATAATATTACCGAAAAACAGTTAGACAAATTAAGATCTTTTAATGCTGATAATACAATTAAAAATATATTAGATGATATGTATAGAAATGGTACATTAGTCAGTTTAAACACCATCAATGAGGATAAACAGTGCCAGTTAGAGCTTTATGAACAGTTTATAGGGTTATATGAGCATTATTTGGGACGAGATTTGTGTGCTGGTGAAAAAAATGTTCTTAATACAGCAATAAAAATTTTGCTATGGCAGATTCATTGCAAATCTTTTAAAGATATTTGTTTCTATAGATATTCGTACGCAAGTAAAAAGCAGGAGAGAGATCAATTGCAAAAAGTCATTGATGATGGTACAGAATTTGAAAAATATTTGGCAAAATTAAAACTGGAGCATTTGGATGCAGCTTTTGTAACAGGGTATGCCGATATTCCAGATAAACAACTTCCGGTTTTTAGCATGTTTGGAAATAAAGAAACACGGGCTATTGCAGTAGATTACGACAGAATTGTATTTGATACGTACGACTATTTAGATAAAATTATCGGATTTAAATTAAGTGATATTTATATTGCTACATTTTCTGAATACTATAAAAGAACAAATGACAATAGAGCTGAAAAAATGGTGCAATTGATTAAATATGGTACGGAAAATGAAAAAGAAATATGGATGTTGCGATATGGTTTTACATTTGAAGATATCGAATGGCTGGAACCTTACATAGTCAGGATAAATCAAGAGGAAGTGATATTTAATAGAGAGATAAATAAACTACCAATTGAAAAAATGAATGTAATTAATAGATTTATGTAG
- a CDS encoding ATP-binding protein, with protein sequence MNIDEVLHFEEEQIFDRKSISIEPKALAIHIVAFANADGGTIAIGISDKTRRVEGVDFETSKLNELLRVPFDFCVPTVKVEIETIPCIDSKGRENHVTLMHIEPSVEVHANQADEVFMRVGDKSKKLTFEERTQLMYDKGERFFEDKPVPEADIEDIDMEFVKAYIQKIGYSKSPIEYLKENKGFVKEKKGNIQVSSAAILLFGKNPQLYFPRARVRFIRYEGIEEKFGTEMNVIKDVIFEGNILKMINDSIAFLDTQIKEKTYLGKDGKFVTEEEYPKFVRQEIVVNAVTHRDYSIRGTDIQLKLFDNRMVVESPGRLPGLVRAENIRHTHFSRNPKIAEFLKIYSFVKEYGEGVDRMCKELEAAGLQAPEYYSNAFMLQVVIRNSNIKKPEIGDKKSEIRIEKPEIDSKESDIQNEKLDFDKIKSEIQKYKYNEPTIDNILRIYNEIETNQVFGASDVRKILNCSDSTASEIMSKLRELEVVVAVKGKGKGKSRFINKDESQKK encoded by the coding sequence TTGAATATAGATGAAGTATTACATTTCGAAGAGGAACAGATTTTTGATCGTAAAAGTATAAGTATTGAACCCAAAGCATTGGCTATACACATTGTGGCATTTGCAAATGCGGATGGTGGTACGATTGCGATCGGGATATCGGATAAGACTCGTAGAGTCGAAGGAGTGGATTTTGAAACATCAAAGTTAAATGAGCTTTTGCGCGTTCCATTTGATTTTTGTGTTCCAACAGTTAAGGTGGAGATTGAAACAATTCCATGTATTGATTCAAAAGGACGAGAGAATCATGTTACTTTAATGCATATTGAGCCAAGTGTAGAAGTTCATGCAAATCAAGCAGATGAAGTTTTCATGCGAGTGGGAGATAAATCAAAGAAATTAACTTTTGAAGAGCGTACACAACTAATGTATGACAAGGGAGAAAGATTTTTCGAAGACAAGCCTGTTCCAGAAGCAGATATCGAAGATATCGATATGGAATTTGTTAAAGCATATATTCAAAAAATTGGATATTCGAAAAGTCCCATAGAATATCTTAAAGAAAATAAAGGATTTGTAAAAGAGAAGAAGGGGAATATCCAAGTCAGTTCAGCTGCAATTTTATTATTTGGCAAGAATCCACAATTATATTTTCCAAGAGCTAGAGTACGGTTTATTCGATATGAAGGAATTGAGGAAAAGTTTGGTACTGAAATGAATGTCATTAAGGACGTTATTTTTGAAGGAAATATTCTGAAAATGATTAATGATTCCATAGCATTTTTAGATACTCAGATTAAAGAGAAAACATATCTAGGGAAAGATGGAAAGTTTGTTACCGAAGAAGAATATCCTAAATTTGTACGACAAGAAATTGTAGTTAATGCAGTTACGCATAGGGACTATAGTATTCGCGGAACAGATATACAACTTAAGCTTTTTGATAACCGTATGGTTGTTGAGAGTCCGGGTAGATTACCAGGACTTGTAAGGGCAGAAAACATAAGACACACACATTTTTCAAGAAATCCAAAGATTGCAGAATTTTTAAAAATCTATAGTTTTGTAAAAGAGTATGGTGAAGGTGTGGATCGTATGTGTAAGGAACTGGAAGCAGCAGGTCTTCAAGCACCAGAATATTACAGTAATGCTTTTATGTTACAGGTAGTTATTCGTAATTCAAATATTAAGAAACCGGAGATTGGTGATAAAAAGTCGGAGATTAGAATCGAAAAACCGGAGATTGATAGTAAAGAGTCGGATATTCAAAATGAAAAGCTGGATTTTGACAAGATAAAATCGGAGATTCAAAAATACAAATACAACGAACCAACAATTGATAATATTTTGAGAATATATAATGAAATAGAGACTAATCAGGTGTTTGGAGCATCGGACGTAAGAAAAATTTTAAATTGTTCCGATTCAACAGCGTCTGAAATAATGTCTAAATTAAGAGAATTGGAAGTTGTGGTAGCAGTTAAAGGCAAAGGTAAGGGAAAGAGCCGATTTATTAATAAGGATGAGTCACAGAAGAAATAA
- a CDS encoding AAA family ATPase, with protein MSDEQKNVDDGKRWQIDYDYNLVWDQTIKSQVNLESLKRLFAYAEKCYEILPGSYDNSEGPYYRINMKSKDDWNSDPQMDRELEKDFHENINEYNIAFLTVQKDTRENGKKGDDKVVTSNLKDHTNSVKLRCQGNLYYEKLVNKTILARYSFVEGESVDKSLYIAFPEEVIGDGQKSYRVSCRNLHRARKYGIFSDPDSELKEVIFTAENIGIYFANREMLHGIKRIQSVALIEETEESEEENIFRKYAYNRIVFGAPGTGKSHRLEKNSELFKENYERVTFHPNYSYAQFVGTYKPVQGVGETEIRYEYVPGPFMRIYTKALNNPNENYLLLIEEINRANIAAVFGDIFQLLDRKKGISEYRIGTSKDIRNHLLKTLYDKKLITECDKSQMEQCTHMCIPRNMFIWATMNSADQGVFPMDTAFKRRWEFEYIGIDEEEDEVTEYVIPIGIGENRKYVYWNELRKRINSILSQEENRINEDKLLGPFFISKSVLENALRDEEAKDNFVKSFESKVIMYLFEDVMKMRPEKIFPGCKERKLFSKICEAFETDGEKIFGISDLQYVEKTLQE; from the coding sequence ATGAGTGATGAACAAAAAAATGTTGATGATGGAAAAAGATGGCAAATTGATTATGATTATAATTTAGTATGGGATCAGACAATTAAGTCCCAAGTTAATCTAGAAAGCTTAAAAAGATTATTTGCATATGCAGAGAAATGTTATGAGATATTACCAGGTAGTTATGATAATTCAGAAGGACCATATTACAGAATTAATATGAAATCTAAAGACGATTGGAATAGTGATCCGCAGATGGATAGAGAATTGGAGAAAGATTTCCATGAAAATATTAATGAGTATAATATTGCCTTTTTGACGGTTCAGAAAGATACTCGAGAGAACGGAAAAAAGGGTGATGATAAGGTTGTAACCAGCAATTTAAAAGACCATACTAACTCAGTGAAGTTACGTTGCCAAGGAAATTTGTATTATGAAAAATTGGTGAATAAGACTATTCTAGCAAGATACTCGTTTGTTGAAGGAGAAAGTGTTGATAAATCATTATATATTGCTTTCCCAGAAGAGGTAATTGGAGATGGACAAAAGAGTTATAGAGTTTCATGTAGAAATCTACACAGAGCAAGAAAATATGGAATATTTTCGGATCCAGATTCTGAATTAAAAGAAGTAATATTTACGGCAGAAAATATTGGGATTTATTTTGCCAACAGAGAAATGCTTCATGGCATTAAACGGATTCAAAGTGTTGCGTTAATTGAAGAAACTGAAGAAAGTGAAGAAGAAAACATATTTAGGAAGTATGCATACAATCGAATTGTTTTTGGTGCACCTGGGACAGGTAAAAGTCATAGGTTAGAGAAAAACAGTGAATTATTTAAAGAAAATTATGAAAGAGTAACTTTTCATCCAAACTATTCTTATGCTCAATTTGTTGGTACATATAAACCTGTGCAGGGGGTAGGAGAAACAGAAATACGATATGAATATGTGCCAGGACCATTTATGAGAATCTACACAAAGGCTTTGAATAATCCTAACGAAAATTATTTGTTGCTTATTGAGGAGATCAATAGAGCAAATATTGCAGCAGTTTTTGGTGACATATTTCAGTTGCTTGATCGTAAAAAAGGAATTAGTGAATATAGAATTGGTACAAGCAAAGATATACGTAATCATTTATTAAAAACATTATATGATAAGAAGTTAATAACTGAATGTGATAAATCACAGATGGAACAATGTACTCATATGTGTATTCCAAGAAATATGTTCATCTGGGCTACTATGAATAGTGCTGATCAAGGAGTATTTCCTATGGATACTGCATTTAAAAGAAGATGGGAATTTGAATATATTGGAATAGATGAGGAAGAAGACGAAGTCACAGAATATGTTATACCTATTGGAATAGGGGAAAACAGAAAATATGTATATTGGAATGAATTACGTAAAAGAATTAATTCTATTCTATCTCAAGAAGAAAATAGAATAAATGAGGACAAACTACTTGGACCATTTTTTATCTCAAAATCAGTATTAGAAAATGCTCTTAGAGATGAAGAGGCAAAAGATAATTTTGTTAAATCGTTTGAAAGTAAAGTGATTATGTACTTATTTGAAGATGTCATGAAAATGCGTCCTGAGAAAATATTCCCAGGGTGTAAAGAAAGAAAGTTATTTTCTAAAATTTGCGAAGCTTTTGAAACTGATGGTGAAAAAATATTTGGAATTTCTGATCTCCAGTATGTTGAAAAAACGTTACAAGAATAG
- a CDS encoding HEPN domain-containing protein, with protein MESEFTCKRLVAIYQEKDLFLSGPHNLSFNIEKETTITVKIEQCGIRTITIATENEITQLEMYTVLTRIERLLMLFEGCFIKLSELKFSDSVTYTEIQLENYAQHMMNNRLSYFESSDFSKAKVNCLIGYESVITSDLYVRWEVLLDELDVVNQMYLYSLSDSRMPIDLKCAFLIELSEPLIEIVKVRKNYFTSLEPGKRGTSLKNCMDSLITKYGVDIFRIEIERNYEMILSMMVNSRNRIMHIKRKQTQKFFSGKESVLYINKMSLLYRHILFQMLDIDEEIYHDNLINCIIRWNKWNDILEKLMYKTS; from the coding sequence GTGGAGAGTGAATTTACATGTAAACGGTTAGTGGCTATTTATCAAGAAAAGGATCTGTTTTTGAGCGGACCGCATAATTTATCATTTAATATTGAAAAAGAAACCACAATTACTGTCAAGATTGAGCAGTGTGGAATACGTACTATTACAATAGCTACGGAGAACGAAATAACACAACTAGAAATGTATACGGTTCTTACACGAATTGAAAGACTCCTTATGCTATTTGAAGGGTGTTTTATTAAATTATCAGAATTGAAATTCTCTGATTCAGTAACTTATACTGAAATTCAGCTCGAAAATTATGCACAGCACATGATGAATAATAGACTTTCTTATTTTGAATCATCGGATTTTTCAAAAGCGAAAGTGAACTGTTTAATAGGGTATGAATCTGTAATTACATCGGATTTATATGTAAGGTGGGAAGTATTATTAGATGAGCTCGATGTTGTAAATCAGATGTATCTGTATTCACTAAGTGATAGTCGTATGCCGATTGATTTGAAGTGTGCATTTTTGATTGAACTGTCAGAACCACTGATTGAGATTGTAAAAGTACGTAAAAATTATTTCACATCATTAGAACCTGGGAAGAGGGGAACATCACTTAAAAATTGCATGGATTCATTAATTACCAAATATGGAGTAGATATTTTTAGAATAGAGATAGAGAGAAACTATGAGATGATTTTGTCAATGATGGTAAATAGTAGAAATCGGATAATGCATATAAAGCGCAAGCAAACGCAGAAATTCTTTAGTGGAAAAGAATCGGTTTTATATATCAATAAAATGAGCTTGTTATATAGACATATATTGTTTCAGATGTTGGATATTGATGAAGAGATATATCACGACAATTTAATTAATTGCATTATTCGTTGGAATAAATGGAATGACATTTTAGAGAAACTGATGTACAAAACTTCTTAG
- a CDS encoding D-2-hydroxyacid dehydrogenase, translating into MKKVLVVLPVNEHHKEKLEQAGAGCEFQYLPWEEVTAEEVKAADYIIGNVPAGYIEQSSRLEVLQLGSAGVDPYIISGVLAPETILLSARGAYGKTVGEHMFAMALMMQKKLHLYRDDRSTGGWNDYGTVTSISDATVLVIGLGDIGLHFAGMAKALGAHVIGVKRRMSDCPEQVDELYLMEDLEKILPKADIILSVLPSTSSTQNIYSNAFFKSMKKSGIFLNAGRGTAVDQDALLLALKNKEILAAGVDVTEPEPLPGDHPLWREQNMFITPHVSGQYHLPETLDKIVEIAASNLKAYLSGKALKNTVDFNTGYCD; encoded by the coding sequence ATGAAAAAGGTTTTAGTGGTTCTTCCGGTGAACGAGCATCACAAGGAGAAGTTAGAACAGGCCGGAGCGGGCTGTGAATTTCAGTATCTTCCTTGGGAGGAGGTAACTGCTGAAGAAGTGAAAGCAGCAGATTATATTATCGGCAATGTCCCGGCTGGTTATATTGAACAGTCGTCCCGATTGGAAGTTTTGCAGTTGGGTTCAGCCGGTGTGGACCCATATATAATTTCGGGCGTCCTTGCCCCGGAGACGATTCTGTTAAGTGCCAGAGGGGCATATGGGAAAACGGTAGGTGAGCATATGTTTGCCATGGCTCTGATGATGCAGAAAAAGTTACATCTTTACAGAGATGACAGATCAACAGGTGGATGGAATGATTATGGAACAGTTACATCGATTTCAGATGCAACGGTTCTGGTTATTGGCCTGGGTGATATAGGGCTGCACTTTGCCGGTATGGCTAAGGCTTTAGGTGCTCATGTAATCGGAGTTAAAAGACGGATGAGCGATTGTCCTGAGCAGGTAGATGAGCTTTATCTTATGGAAGATTTAGAAAAGATTTTGCCGAAGGCTGATATTATACTATCGGTGCTGCCCAGTACATCGAGCACACAGAATATATACAGCAATGCTTTCTTTAAAAGCATGAAGAAATCCGGTATTTTTTTGAATGCAGGACGGGGCACGGCCGTTGATCAGGATGCATTGCTTCTGGCATTAAAAAATAAGGAAATATTAGCTGCAGGAGTGGATGTGACTGAGCCTGAACCGCTGCCCGGCGATCATCCCTTATGGCGGGAACAGAATATGTTCATTACTCCTCATGTTTCGGGACAGTATCATTTGCCGGAAACATTGGATAAAATTGTAGAAATTGCAGCTTCGAACCTAAAAGCTTATCTTTCGGGAAAGGCTTTGAAGAATACTGTGGATTTTAATACCGGTTATTGTGACTGA